In Mycobacterium sp. JS623, one genomic interval encodes:
- the marP gene encoding acid resistance serine protease MarP has product MTSSQWLDLAVLAIAFVAAISGWRSGALGSLLSFVGVVLGAVAGVLLAPHIVTHISGPRTKLFVTLFLILALVVIGEIAGVVLGRAVRGALRNRTLRTFDSIIGVGLQLIAVLVAAWMLATPLTSSDQPNLAAAVRGSKVLAQVDEVAPSWLKSVPTRLSALLDTSGLPDVLSEYGRTPIIAVDAPDAALANDAVVNAARPSVVKIRGVAPSCQKVLEGTGFVVGPNRVMSNAHVVAGSDSVTVEVDGQTYDASVVSYDPEADISILDVPSLQSAPLQFAQGAAPTGTDAIVMGYPGGGDFVATPARVREIIELNGPNIYRTTTVTREVYTIRGTVRQGNSGGPMLDRSGKVLGVVFGAAVDDAETGFVLTAKEVSRQMAKIGNTQQVPTGTCVGG; this is encoded by the coding sequence ATGACATCGTCACAGTGGCTTGACCTCGCCGTGCTCGCGATCGCGTTCGTCGCTGCCATCTCGGGATGGCGCTCGGGCGCGCTTGGCTCTCTGCTGTCGTTCGTCGGCGTCGTCCTCGGCGCGGTCGCAGGCGTGCTGCTGGCGCCGCACATCGTCACCCACATCAGCGGCCCGCGCACCAAGCTGTTCGTCACGCTGTTCCTGATCCTCGCGTTGGTGGTGATCGGCGAGATCGCGGGCGTAGTGCTGGGCCGTGCGGTACGCGGTGCGCTGCGCAATCGCACGCTGCGCACCTTCGACTCGATCATCGGCGTCGGACTGCAGCTGATCGCGGTGCTCGTAGCGGCATGGATGCTCGCGACACCGCTGACGTCGTCGGACCAACCGAACCTGGCTGCCGCTGTGCGCGGATCGAAGGTGCTCGCGCAAGTCGATGAGGTGGCCCCCAGCTGGCTGAAGTCCGTGCCGACGCGGTTGTCGGCGCTGCTGGACACCTCCGGTCTGCCCGATGTGCTCTCCGAGTACGGCCGCACCCCGATCATTGCCGTCGACGCTCCCGACGCGGCGCTGGCCAACGACGCGGTGGTGAACGCTGCGCGGCCGAGCGTCGTAAAGATCCGCGGTGTGGCACCCAGCTGTCAAAAAGTCTTGGAGGGCACCGGTTTCGTCGTCGGACCCAACCGCGTGATGTCCAACGCGCACGTGGTCGCCGGCTCCGACAGTGTCACGGTCGAGGTCGACGGGCAGACCTATGACGCCAGCGTGGTCTCGTATGACCCCGAGGCCGACATTTCGATACTCGACGTGCCGAGCCTGCAGTCAGCACCCCTGCAGTTCGCCCAGGGCGCGGCACCGACTGGCACCGACGCGATCGTGATGGGCTACCCCGGCGGTGGTGATTTCGTCGCAACTCCCGCCCGCGTGCGCGAGATCATCGAGCTCAACGGTCCGAACATCTACCGCACCACCACGGTGACCCGCGAGGTGTACACGATCAGAGGCACTGTGCGGCAAGGAAATTCGGGTGGGCCGATGCTGGACCGCAGCGGTAAGGTGCTTGGTGTGGTGTTCGGCGCCGCCGTCGACGATGCCGAGACCGGCTTCGTGCTGACCGCCAAGGAAGTCTCCCGCCAGATGGCGAAGATCGGCAACACGCAGCAGGTTCCGACCGGCACCTGCGTCGGCGGCTAG
- a CDS encoding type II secretion system F family protein → MSWAALLLATALMLGTDSRPRVRAGLRVVRRRSMPARTDDPLAAASSLDVLAACLRSGMAVSTAASATAPSAPAPLAAVLSRAADLLALGAEPSTAWTTVSGSADKNVDALLRLARRSAASGAAMAQGVAELADQSRHDAAAAATAAAERASVLIAGPLGLCYLPAFVCLGIVPVVAGLAGDVLGSGIL, encoded by the coding sequence ATGAGTTGGGCCGCATTGCTTTTAGCCACCGCACTGATGCTCGGTACCGATTCGCGGCCCAGGGTGCGGGCTGGGTTGCGCGTAGTGCGGCGCCGGTCAATGCCTGCACGCACCGATGACCCATTGGCCGCGGCCTCCAGTCTCGATGTGCTCGCAGCGTGCCTGCGCTCGGGGATGGCGGTATCGACGGCCGCGTCGGCGACCGCGCCGTCTGCGCCCGCCCCGCTGGCGGCAGTGTTGAGCCGTGCCGCTGACCTGTTGGCGCTGGGCGCTGAACCGTCGACCGCGTGGACGACTGTCTCAGGGTCGGCCGACAAGAACGTCGACGCATTGTTGCGGCTCGCCAGGCGGTCGGCGGCGTCGGGAGCGGCCATGGCTCAAGGAGTTGCGGAGCTGGCTGACCAGTCACGCCATGACGCGGCCGCCGCCGCGACCGCTGCCGCGGAGCGGGCCTCAGTGTTGATCGCAGGGCCGCTGGGTCTGTGCTATCTGCCGGCATTCGTGTGTTTGGGCATCGTGCCCGTGGTCGCCGGGTTGGCCGGCGACGTATTGGGGTCGGGAATTCTGTGA
- a CDS encoding phage holin family protein: protein MSDRRDGVPTTVTSIPLVDPHAPKDNPSIGDLVKDATAQVSTLVRAEVELAKAEITRDVKKGLTGSVFFILALVVLFYSTFFFFFFLAELLDTWLWRWVAFLIVFALMLVVTGVLALFGYLKVRRIRGPQQTIESVKETREALTPGHDKALTSSPNGDGKPAATDPSGW, encoded by the coding sequence GTGAGTGATCGCAGGGATGGCGTGCCGACGACTGTGACCTCGATACCGCTGGTCGACCCGCATGCGCCCAAGGACAACCCGTCCATCGGCGACCTCGTCAAGGATGCGACGGCCCAGGTGTCGACGCTGGTGCGGGCGGAGGTCGAACTCGCCAAGGCCGAGATCACCCGAGACGTCAAAAAGGGCCTCACCGGCAGCGTGTTCTTCATCCTGGCGCTCGTGGTGCTGTTCTATTCCACGTTCTTTTTCTTCTTTTTTCTCGCGGAGTTGCTGGACACCTGGCTGTGGCGGTGGGTCGCGTTCCTGATCGTGTTCGCTCTGATGCTCGTCGTCACTGGCGTCCTCGCGTTGTTCGGTTATCTCAAGGTGCGGCGCATCCGCGGTCCACAGCAGACCATCGAGTCGGTGAAGGAAACCCGCGAGGCGCTCACCCCGGGACATGACAAAGCGTTGACGTCGTCGCCCAACGGTGACGGGAAACCTGCAGCGACCGACCCGTCGGGCTGGTAG
- a CDS encoding HAD-IB family hydrolase, protein MTVSEPTADGSIAPQPPTMAGKPIRTAAFFDLDKTVIAKSSTLAFSKPFFDQGLINRRAVLKSTYAQFLFLMSGADHDQMDRMRSYVTNMCTGWDVEQVKSIVGETLHDIVDPLVFAEAADLIADHKICGRDVVVVSASGEEIVAPIARALGATHAMATRMVVEDGRYTGEIAFYCYGEGKVEAIRQLAAREGYALEHCYAYSDSITDLPMLGIVGHPTVVNPDRALRKEAAARDWPVVTFSKPVSLRDRIPAPSGAAVATTAAVGVSALAAGALTYSLLRRFAF, encoded by the coding sequence GTGACCGTATCGGAGCCGACGGCCGACGGGTCGATTGCGCCGCAACCACCAACAATGGCTGGCAAACCCATCCGGACCGCTGCCTTCTTCGATCTCGATAAGACGGTCATAGCCAAATCGAGCACATTGGCATTCAGCAAACCTTTCTTCGACCAAGGGCTAATCAATCGGCGTGCGGTTCTCAAGTCGACCTATGCGCAGTTCCTGTTCTTGATGTCGGGTGCTGATCACGACCAAATGGATCGAATGCGGTCGTACGTCACCAACATGTGCACCGGGTGGGACGTCGAGCAAGTGAAATCGATCGTCGGCGAGACGCTGCACGACATCGTCGATCCGCTGGTGTTCGCGGAAGCCGCCGACCTGATCGCCGACCACAAGATCTGCGGGCGCGACGTCGTCGTCGTTTCGGCCTCTGGCGAGGAGATCGTCGCGCCGATCGCGCGGGCGCTGGGCGCCACTCACGCGATGGCCACCCGGATGGTCGTGGAAGACGGTCGCTACACCGGCGAGATCGCGTTCTACTGCTACGGCGAGGGCAAGGTGGAAGCGATCCGTCAGCTCGCCGCGCGCGAGGGCTACGCCCTCGAACATTGCTACGCCTACTCCGACTCGATCACCGATCTGCCGATGCTCGGCATCGTCGGCCACCCCACGGTGGTGAACCCGGATCGCGCGCTGCGCAAAGAAGCCGCGGCACGGGATTGGCCGGTGGTCACCTTCTCCAAACCGGTGTCGCTGCGCGATCGCATCCCTGCCCCGTCCGGCGCTGCCGTCGCAACCACCGCTGCCGTCGGAGTGAGCGCCCTGGCGGCCGGCGCACTGACGTATTCGTTGCTGCGACGTTTCGCGTTTTAA
- a CDS encoding alpha/beta fold hydrolase codes for MAPPDPSVVRIDGPWRHLEVHANGIRFHVVEAESAKASSTSVTDRPLVILLHGFGSFWWSWRHQLRGLSGARVVAVDLRGYGGSDKPPRGYDGWTLAGDTAGLVRALGHKSATLVGHADGGLVCWATSVLHPRMVRAIAVVSSPHPVALRASALTRRDQGKALMPSMLRYQVPIWPERSLTRHDAEELERLVRSRASDKWLASEDFSETIRHMRRAIQIPSAAHSALEYQRWAVRSQLRGEGRRFMRSMKRPLAVPVLHLRGDADPYVLADPVYRTQHYAPHGRYVSIAGAGHFGHEEAPEAVNEQLSRYLAQVYN; via the coding sequence GTGGCCCCACCCGACCCGTCGGTGGTGCGCATCGACGGTCCCTGGCGTCATCTGGAGGTGCACGCCAACGGGATTCGCTTTCACGTCGTGGAAGCGGAGTCGGCCAAAGCATCCTCAACGTCAGTCACCGATCGCCCGCTGGTCATCCTGCTGCACGGCTTCGGGTCCTTCTGGTGGTCATGGCGGCATCAACTGCGCGGCCTGTCCGGCGCCAGGGTGGTCGCGGTTGACCTGCGTGGCTACGGCGGCAGCGACAAACCACCCCGCGGATACGACGGGTGGACGCTCGCGGGCGACACCGCGGGCCTGGTCCGCGCACTCGGCCACAAGTCGGCGACGCTGGTGGGGCATGCAGATGGGGGGCTGGTGTGCTGGGCGACGTCTGTGCTGCATCCACGGATGGTGCGCGCGATTGCCGTGGTGAGCTCACCGCATCCCGTTGCGCTGCGGGCCTCCGCACTGACCCGGCGGGACCAGGGCAAGGCGCTGATGCCGTCGATGCTGCGCTATCAAGTTCCGATCTGGCCGGAGCGGTCGTTGACCCGCCATGACGCCGAGGAGCTCGAGCGCCTGGTGCGCAGCCGCGCCAGCGACAAATGGCTTGCCTCAGAAGACTTTTCCGAGACGATAAGACACATGCGGCGGGCCATTCAGATTCCGTCGGCCGCGCATTCGGCGCTGGAGTATCAGCGGTGGGCGGTGCGCAGCCAGTTGCGCGGCGAGGGTAGACGGTTCATGCGCTCGATGAAACGCCCGCTTGCGGTGCCGGTGCTGCACCTTCGCGGGGACGCTGATCCCTACGTGCTCGCCGACCCGGTGTACCGCACCCAGCACTACGCCCCGCACGGCCGCTACGTATCTATCGCGGGCGCAGGGCATTTCGGCCATGAGGAAGCGCCAGAGGCGGTCAACGAGCAGCTGTCACGATACTTGGCGCAGGTGTACAACTAG
- the acs gene encoding acetate--CoA ligase, producing MSDAHTEVQSAHPPSPEFTAQANATDELYRAAEADRLAFWAEQANRLSWDTPFEEVLDWSDAPFAKWFVGGKLNVAYNCVDRHVEAGNGDRVAIKWEGEPGDSRELTYANLLAEVSKTANALIELGLVAGDRVAIYMPMLPEAIVAMLACARLGVLHSVVFAGFSSTALAARIEDAEAKLVITSDGQYRRGQAVSLKESVDEALEAVETAGKSPVEHVLVVRRTGIDTPWTEGRDLWWHDTVDTASDKHTPEAFDSEHPLFLLYTSGTTGKPKGIMHTSGGYLTQSSYTHYNVFDIKPETDVYWCTADIGWVTGHTYIVYGPLSNGCTQVVYEGTPNSPNEHRHFEVIERYGVTIYYTAPTLIRMFMKWGREIPDAHDLSSLRLLGSVGEPINPEAWRWYRDAFGGNRTPVVDTWWQTETGAIMISPLPGVTAAKPGSAMQPLPGISAKIVDEEGSELVPGADEAEHVTGYLVLDQPWPSMLRGIWGDPERYKETYWSRYADKGWYFAGDGARVDSDGSIWLLGRIDDVMNVSGHRISTTEVESALVGHSGVAEAAVVGASDETTGQGICAFVILESHAKDNDNMVEELRNQVAKEIGKIARPREIHVVPELPKTRSGKIMRRLLRDVAEGRELGDTSTLVDPSVFEAISASK from the coding sequence ATGTCCGACGCGCACACCGAAGTTCAATCCGCCCACCCACCGTCGCCCGAGTTCACTGCGCAGGCCAACGCGACCGATGAGCTCTACCGCGCGGCCGAGGCCGATCGGCTGGCGTTCTGGGCCGAGCAGGCCAACCGGCTGTCCTGGGATACGCCGTTCGAGGAGGTGCTGGATTGGTCGGATGCCCCATTCGCCAAGTGGTTTGTCGGCGGCAAGCTCAACGTCGCGTACAACTGCGTGGACCGACACGTCGAGGCCGGCAACGGCGACCGGGTGGCCATCAAGTGGGAGGGTGAACCCGGCGACAGCCGCGAGCTCACGTATGCGAATCTGCTCGCCGAGGTGAGCAAGACCGCCAATGCGCTGATCGAACTCGGGCTCGTCGCGGGCGATCGGGTGGCCATCTACATGCCGATGCTGCCAGAGGCGATCGTCGCGATGTTGGCGTGCGCGCGCTTGGGCGTGCTGCACTCGGTGGTGTTCGCCGGATTCTCGTCGACGGCGCTGGCGGCCCGCATCGAAGATGCCGAGGCCAAGCTGGTCATCACCTCCGACGGCCAGTACCGCCGCGGGCAGGCGGTGTCGCTGAAGGAGTCGGTCGACGAGGCCTTGGAAGCGGTCGAGACTGCGGGAAAAAGCCCGGTGGAGCACGTTCTTGTGGTGCGCCGCACGGGAATTGACACGCCGTGGACCGAAGGTCGTGACCTGTGGTGGCACGACACTGTGGACACGGCCTCCGACAAGCACACCCCTGAGGCGTTCGACTCCGAGCATCCGCTGTTTTTGCTCTATACCTCGGGAACCACCGGTAAGCCCAAGGGCATCATGCACACCTCCGGCGGGTACCTGACCCAGTCGTCGTACACGCACTACAACGTGTTCGATATCAAGCCGGAAACCGACGTGTATTGGTGCACAGCCGATATCGGCTGGGTCACCGGCCACACCTACATCGTGTACGGCCCCCTGTCGAACGGGTGCACGCAGGTGGTCTACGAGGGCACGCCCAACAGCCCGAACGAGCACCGGCACTTCGAGGTCATCGAACGCTACGGTGTCACCATCTATTACACGGCACCGACGCTGATCCGGATGTTCATGAAGTGGGGTCGCGAGATCCCCGACGCGCATGACCTGTCCAGCCTGCGGCTGTTGGGCAGCGTGGGTGAACCGATCAACCCGGAGGCGTGGCGCTGGTATCGGGATGCGTTCGGCGGCAACAGAACTCCGGTCGTCGACACGTGGTGGCAGACGGAAACGGGTGCGATCATGATCTCACCGCTGCCCGGTGTCACCGCGGCCAAGCCAGGGTCGGCGATGCAACCGCTGCCGGGCATCTCGGCAAAGATCGTCGACGAGGAGGGCAGCGAGCTGGTGCCCGGCGCCGACGAGGCAGAGCATGTGACCGGCTATCTGGTGCTCGATCAGCCGTGGCCGTCGATGCTGCGCGGTATCTGGGGCGATCCGGAGCGGTACAAGGAGACGTACTGGTCGCGGTATGCCGACAAGGGCTGGTATTTCGCGGGCGACGGGGCCCGCGTCGACTCCGACGGGTCGATCTGGTTGTTGGGCCGCATCGACGACGTGATGAACGTGTCGGGCCACCGGATCTCGACGACGGAAGTGGAATCGGCGTTGGTCGGCCACTCCGGCGTGGCCGAGGCCGCGGTTGTCGGCGCCTCCGATGAGACGACGGGACAAGGCATTTGCGCATTCGTCATTCTCGAGTCGCATGCCAAGGACAACGACAACATGGTCGAGGAGCTACGCAACCAGGTCGCCAAGGAGATCGGAAAGATCGCGCGGCCGCGCGAGATTCACGTCGTGCCGGAGTTACCCAAGACCCGCAGCGGCAAGATCATGCGCAGGCTGCTGCGCGACGTTGCAGAGGGCCGCGAACTTGGTGACACCTCAACGTTGGTGGACCCCAGCGTGTTCGAAGCAATCAGCGCCAGCAAGTAA
- the ssd gene encoding septum site-determining protein Ssd, translating into MTTSNGTLAMVGDPALRDDVDRVAAAVGLPIVHASEPSGRNAWTGAAAVLVDAEAARRCADRALPRRGRVILVVGSEPTDSDFQAAIAAGAQRVVMLPADDGELMSELSDAADACREEDRRGAVVGVIAGRGGAGASVFATALAQSATTNCDALLIDADPWGGGIDLVVGCEAATGLRWPDLALQGGRLSYPALRDALPQRNGVCVLSGSRAGSDIGAAPLGAVVEAGSRGGATVICDLPRRSTGAVEAVLDAADLVVVVAPADVRSCAAAAALAPWVSAANPNSGVVVRGPSPGGLRSADVARIVGLPLLAAMRAQPGVADALERGGLQLRRRSPLATASRRVLAMLHQRRQASA; encoded by the coding sequence ATGACCACATCCAATGGGACCTTGGCCATGGTGGGAGACCCCGCACTTCGAGACGACGTCGACCGAGTCGCGGCAGCCGTCGGACTGCCGATCGTCCATGCGTCGGAGCCGTCCGGCCGTAATGCGTGGACGGGCGCTGCGGCCGTCTTGGTGGATGCGGAGGCCGCCCGACGTTGCGCCGACCGAGCATTGCCGCGTCGCGGCCGGGTGATCCTCGTCGTCGGGTCCGAACCCACAGATTCCGATTTCCAGGCCGCCATCGCAGCGGGCGCGCAGCGGGTCGTGATGCTGCCCGCTGATGACGGCGAGTTGATGAGCGAACTGTCCGACGCCGCCGACGCGTGCCGCGAGGAGGACCGGCGCGGCGCGGTGGTCGGTGTGATCGCGGGTCGCGGAGGAGCAGGAGCCTCGGTTTTTGCGACCGCACTGGCGCAGTCGGCGACGACGAATTGTGACGCGCTGCTCATCGATGCCGATCCGTGGGGCGGCGGCATCGACCTCGTCGTCGGGTGCGAGGCAGCGACCGGTCTGCGGTGGCCGGACTTGGCTTTGCAGGGCGGTCGGCTGAGCTACCCGGCCTTGCGGGACGCGTTGCCGCAACGAAACGGGGTGTGCGTGCTTTCGGGCAGCCGCGCCGGCAGCGACATCGGGGCCGCGCCCTTGGGTGCGGTGGTCGAGGCAGGCAGTCGCGGCGGTGCGACGGTGATTTGTGACCTGCCTCGGCGGTCGACGGGCGCGGTGGAGGCGGTGCTCGACGCGGCCGACCTCGTCGTGGTGGTCGCACCGGCCGACGTCCGATCCTGTGCTGCCGCCGCGGCGCTCGCGCCGTGGGTCTCGGCGGCGAATCCCAATTCCGGTGTGGTGGTGCGTGGCCCGTCGCCAGGCGGTCTGCGCTCAGCCGATGTCGCGCGGATCGTCGGACTGCCTCTGCTGGCTGCGATGCGGGCGCAGCCCGGGGTGGCAGACGCGCTCGAGCGCGGCGGGCTGCAGTTGCGGAGGCGATCGCCGCTGGCAACCGCGTCGCGGCGGGTGCTCGCGATGCTGCACCAGCGTCGGCAGGCATCCGCATGA
- a CDS encoding S1 family peptidase, whose protein sequence is MRTIVRCLTFPAVIVALCALLVPSAHADGLIPLGGGSGIVVEGDTFCTLTAIGNDNRGNLIGFTSAHCGGPGEQVSAEGAEAAGVLGTMVAGNDVLDYAVIQFDPQKVQPVNNVKGFEIDGLGPDPVFGDVACKLGRTTGYSCGVTWGPGDQPGTIVNQVCGQPGDSGAPVTVNNRLVGMIHGAFSEELPTCVVKYIPLHTPAVTMSFSTQLADITAKNRPGSGFVPVGAAAT, encoded by the coding sequence TTGAGGACAATCGTCCGCTGTCTGACTTTTCCCGCGGTGATCGTGGCGCTGTGTGCGCTGCTGGTGCCGTCCGCTCACGCCGACGGGCTGATTCCGTTGGGTGGCGGTTCGGGCATCGTGGTCGAGGGCGACACGTTCTGCACGCTCACCGCGATCGGCAACGACAATCGCGGCAACCTCATCGGCTTCACCTCAGCGCACTGCGGCGGGCCCGGCGAACAGGTTTCCGCTGAAGGCGCTGAAGCTGCGGGCGTGCTCGGCACGATGGTGGCGGGCAATGACGTCCTCGACTATGCGGTGATCCAGTTCGACCCGCAGAAGGTGCAGCCGGTCAACAACGTCAAGGGTTTTGAGATCGACGGCCTCGGGCCGGATCCGGTGTTCGGCGACGTCGCCTGCAAACTCGGTCGCACGACGGGCTATTCGTGCGGTGTGACGTGGGGTCCGGGGGATCAACCCGGCACGATCGTCAATCAGGTCTGCGGTCAGCCCGGCGACTCCGGCGCGCCGGTCACTGTCAACAACCGGCTGGTCGGCATGATCCACGGCGCATTCAGCGAGGAGTTGCCAACGTGCGTCGTCAAATACATTCCGTTGCACACCCCTGCCGTGACCATGTCTTTCAGCACGCAGCTCGCCGACATCACCGCCAAGAACCGACCTGGTTCGGGCTTCGTCCCGGTCGGTGCCGCGGCCACTTAG
- a CDS encoding TadA family conjugal transfer-associated ATPase — MSASLIDRVRERLASESGPLRPNVVAAAIRAESGGVLGDTEVLSSLRVLQTELTGAGILEPLLCADGTTDVLVTAPDAVWVDDGNGLRRSAIRFADEAAVRRLAQRLALSAGRRLDEAQPWVDGQLTSAGQLTVRLHAVLPPIAGGGTCLSLRVLRPATQDLATLTDSGAIAREAAALLTDIIGARLAFLISGGTGAGKTTLLSAVLGAVAADERIVCVEDAAELAPAHPHLVKLVARCANVEGVGEVTVRDLVRQALRMRPDRIVVGEVRGAEVVDLLAALNTGHDGGAGTVHANNPAEVPARLEALAALGGLDRAALHSQLTAAVQVLLHVSRDRPGARRLTEIAVLDRTDDGRVQVVTAWHVETGFGCGRDTLTTLLRGRGVL; from the coding sequence ATGAGCGCCTCACTTATTGACCGGGTGCGTGAGCGGCTGGCCTCCGAGTCGGGACCGCTTCGGCCCAACGTGGTGGCCGCCGCTATCCGCGCCGAGTCCGGAGGAGTGCTCGGCGATACCGAAGTGCTGAGTAGTTTGCGGGTGCTTCAGACCGAACTGACCGGCGCGGGCATCCTCGAGCCGCTCTTGTGTGCAGACGGCACCACCGACGTGCTCGTCACCGCACCTGACGCGGTATGGGTAGACGACGGTAACGGGTTGCGCCGCAGCGCAATTCGGTTCGCAGACGAAGCCGCGGTACGACGGCTGGCACAGCGTCTTGCACTGTCGGCCGGTCGGCGCCTGGACGAGGCGCAGCCGTGGGTCGATGGCCAATTGACCAGCGCCGGCCAACTGACCGTCCGGCTGCACGCTGTGCTGCCACCGATCGCTGGTGGCGGCACGTGTCTGTCGCTGCGCGTGTTGCGGCCGGCCACCCAGGACCTGGCCACGCTGACGGACTCCGGTGCGATCGCGCGCGAAGCGGCCGCGTTGCTCACGGACATCATCGGGGCGCGGCTGGCGTTCCTCATCTCCGGAGGCACGGGCGCGGGCAAGACGACGCTGCTGTCCGCTGTGTTGGGCGCGGTTGCCGCCGACGAGCGCATCGTGTGCGTGGAGGACGCGGCCGAACTCGCGCCCGCCCATCCGCATTTGGTCAAGCTGGTCGCGCGCTGCGCCAACGTCGAGGGCGTCGGCGAAGTGACCGTCCGCGATCTGGTCAGGCAGGCACTCCGAATGCGGCCCGACCGGATCGTGGTCGGGGAGGTTCGCGGCGCCGAGGTGGTGGATCTGCTCGCCGCGCTCAACACCGGCCATGACGGGGGTGCGGGCACCGTGCACGCCAACAACCCCGCCGAGGTGCCTGCTCGGCTAGAAGCCCTTGCCGCTCTCGGTGGGCTGGATCGCGCCGCACTGCACAGTCAACTGACCGCGGCGGTGCAGGTGCTGTTGCACGTCAGCCGTGACCGACCCGGCGCGCGTCGGTTGACCGAGATCGCAGTACTCGACCGCACCGACGACGGCCGCGTCCAGGTCGTAACCGCTTGGCACGTCGAAACGGGATTCGGCTGCGGCAGAGACACTTTGACGACACTGCTGCGCGGCCGGGGCGTGCTATGA
- a CDS encoding type II secretion system F family protein: MSAALLALALALVVFPASSRGRIQALGLAVSARRRPPALPFAGVSAAMSAIVLPAGLVATLAIVGGTWWTRRRRHLRAKRRAAESTALQGALEVLVGELRAGAHPVAAFSVAATEVDGPVAESLRAVAARARLGADVPSGLRGVAAGSALPAHWERLGVCWQLAQDHGLSIAPLMQTAQQDVVERERFSARVDAGMTGARTTAVVLAGLPLLGIGLGELIGAAPLSFLLSNGVGGWLLVIGIALVCAGMLWSDRITARASV; encoded by the coding sequence ATGAGTGCCGCGCTACTCGCGCTGGCGTTGGCGCTCGTCGTGTTCCCTGCGTCATCGCGCGGCAGGATCCAAGCGCTCGGGCTGGCGGTGTCGGCGCGACGTCGGCCACCGGCATTGCCGTTTGCGGGGGTTTCGGCCGCGATGTCGGCGATCGTGCTACCCGCCGGGCTCGTGGCAACCTTGGCGATCGTCGGCGGCACGTGGTGGACCCGCAGGCGCAGGCACCTCAGGGCGAAGCGGCGCGCGGCCGAATCCACTGCGCTGCAAGGCGCACTGGAAGTCCTCGTCGGCGAACTACGTGCCGGCGCACATCCGGTTGCAGCGTTCAGTGTCGCCGCTACCGAGGTCGACGGCCCGGTCGCGGAGTCGTTACGGGCGGTGGCCGCCCGTGCCCGCCTCGGCGCCGATGTTCCTTCGGGTCTGCGTGGCGTGGCCGCCGGCTCGGCGTTGCCAGCGCATTGGGAGCGACTGGGCGTGTGCTGGCAACTCGCTCAGGATCACGGCCTCTCCATCGCGCCGCTGATGCAGACCGCACAACAGGATGTCGTCGAGCGCGAGCGGTTCTCGGCGAGGGTCGACGCCGGGATGACCGGCGCGCGCACCACCGCCGTAGTGCTCGCAGGCCTGCCTTTACTCGGCATCGGCCTCGGCGAGTTGATCGGCGCGGCGCCGCTGAGCTTCCTGCTGTCGAACGGGGTTGGCGGCTGGCTGTTGGTCATCGGCATTGCGCTGGTCTGCGCTGGAATGCTCTGGTCGGATCGGATCACCGCGCGGGCGTCGGTATGA
- a CDS encoding NUDIX hydrolase, which yields MSWGSGAGEPTPLNPQAAPSWLKPLTDNCDHVKRAYRRRVPAEVLALVTAANAKAAITGEKRDAAVLVLFSGPPESPTGGLPDDADLLVTVRASTLRHHAGQAAFPGGAADPGDAGPVDTALREANEETGIDTSLLQPLCTLERMFIPPSGFHVVPVLAYSQDPGPVAVVNESETAIVAQVPVRAFINPENRIMVYRKENTRRFAGPAFLLNDMLVWGFTGQVISAMLDVAGWAKPWNTDDVRELDDAMALVGHEDSYGDAQQ from the coding sequence GTGAGCTGGGGCAGCGGAGCGGGAGAGCCGACTCCCCTCAACCCTCAGGCCGCCCCGTCCTGGCTGAAGCCGCTGACCGACAACTGCGACCACGTGAAGCGGGCATATCGCAGGCGCGTGCCTGCGGAGGTGCTGGCGCTGGTCACCGCGGCCAACGCGAAGGCCGCGATCACCGGCGAGAAGCGCGACGCCGCGGTGCTTGTGCTGTTCTCCGGCCCGCCGGAATCTCCGACTGGTGGCCTGCCCGACGACGCCGATCTACTGGTCACCGTGCGTGCCTCCACGCTGCGTCACCACGCAGGTCAGGCCGCGTTCCCCGGCGGGGCCGCCGACCCCGGCGACGCCGGCCCGGTGGACACCGCGTTGCGCGAAGCCAACGAGGAAACCGGCATCGACACGAGCCTGCTGCAGCCGCTGTGCACACTCGAGCGGATGTTCATCCCGCCATCGGGGTTCCACGTTGTGCCGGTTCTGGCATATTCACAGGATCCCGGTCCGGTCGCGGTGGTCAACGAATCAGAAACCGCGATCGTTGCGCAGGTTCCGGTGCGGGCGTTCATCAACCCCGAGAACCGAATCATGGTGTACCGCAAGGAAAATACTCGCCGATTCGCGGGTCCGGCCTTCCTGCTCAACGACATGCTGGTGTGGGGTTTCACCGGTCAGGTCATCTCGGCGATGCTCGATGTGGCGGGCTGGGCCAAGCCGTGGAACACCGACGATGTTCGAGAACTCGACGATGCAATGGCGCTCGTCGGGCACGAGGACAGCTACGGTGATGCACAACAATGA